A window of Candidatus Sulfotelmatobacter sp. genomic DNA:
TCGCCGAAGACACGGTGCTGGAAGAGGCCCGCAAGGGTTACACGATCGGCGACGAGGTACTGCGTCCCGCGCAAGTCGTCGTCGCCAAAGGGCATGGCTCTTGAGCGCGCCCTCGGGGCATCGCGACATGTGGTGGTTCGTGAGCGCGCATACGGTCGGGGGGCCCCACGCGCAGCGTGGGGGGCGCGGAGCCGGGGGCGGAGCGCCTTTTAAATGAACTACAAAGACTACTATGCTGCTCTAGGTGTTCCGAAGACCGCCGCCGAGAAAGACATCAAGTCGGCGTATCGGAAGCTCGCGCGCAAGTGGCATCCGGATGCGAATCCGACCAACACGCGCGAAGCCGAAGAGAAGTTCAAGGACATCCAGGAAGCGTACGAGGTGCTCGGCGATCCCGAGAAGCGCCGCAAGTACGACGCGCTGGGGTCGGATTGGCAGCGCGCGGCGCGCGAGGCCGAGCAGCAACGCTCGTACCGGACCGCGCAAGACACGGACTTCGGCAGCTTCAACTTCGGCGGCGGCGCGGCGGGCGCGAGCGGCTTCTCCGACTTCTTCGACATGTTCTTCTCCGGCATCGGACGCCGTCCGGGCGCCGGTGCGACGAACTTCGGGGGCGCGACGGCGCAGCGCGGGGAGGACCTCGAGTCCACCATCGAGCTCTCGCTGCACGACGCCTACGAAGGCGGCAAAAAGACGGTCACGCTGCAGGTCGAGGATCTCTGCCCGCGCTGTCACGGCACCGGCACCGACCGTAACCGCATCTGTCCGCAGTGCCACGGCACCGGCCGTATTCGAGAGACGAAGAAGTTCGACGTCACGATCCCGCGCGGGGTTCGCGACGGCCAGCGCATTCGTCTGGCCAAGCAAGGCGCCAGCGGCGCGAACGGCGGTCCGCGCGGCGACCTGTACCTGGTCGTGCACTTGACCGACGACGACCGCTACGAGCGCAAGGGCGACGACCTGTACCTCGACCTCCCGGTCAGCATCTACGATCTGGCGCTGGGAGCCGAAGTGCGCGTGCCGACCCTCAACGGCGACGTCACCATGACGATCCCCGCCGGGACGCAGAACAACAAGATGCTGCGCCTCTCCGGCAAGGGGATGCCCAAGCTCAAGGACGGCGGCTACGGCGACGAATACGTCCGCCTCATCGGCCAGCTGCCCACCAACCTGACCGATAAGGAAACGAAGCTGTTCCGCGAGCTCGCCGGCTTGCGGAACGGCAAGGCCAAATAGACGGCGCCCGCATGCGGGCGCTATTCTATTTTGCCGATCATCACCTCGGCTTCGCCG
This region includes:
- a CDS encoding DnaJ C-terminal domain-containing protein — protein: MNYKDYYAALGVPKTAAEKDIKSAYRKLARKWHPDANPTNTREAEEKFKDIQEAYEVLGDPEKRRKYDALGSDWQRAAREAEQQRSYRTAQDTDFGSFNFGGGAAGASGFSDFFDMFFSGIGRRPGAGATNFGGATAQRGEDLESTIELSLHDAYEGGKKTVTLQVEDLCPRCHGTGTDRNRICPQCHGTGRIRETKKFDVTIPRGVRDGQRIRLAKQGASGANGGPRGDLYLVVHLTDDDRYERKGDDLYLDLPVSIYDLALGAEVRVPTLNGDVTMTIPAGTQNNKMLRLSGKGMPKLKDGGYGDEYVRLIGQLPTNLTDKETKLFRELAGLRNGKAK